Part of the Rhodobacteraceae bacterium LMO-JJ12 genome, TGGCGCAGCGCTATCACAGGGGCGACGGGGTGTTGCAGGATTATGCCCGCGCCGCCGAGTGGGCCCTGCGCGCGGCCCAACAGGGCGATGCGATGGCGCAGAACCTGCTGGGCCGGTATCTGAGTGCCGGGCTGGGCGTAGAGCAGGATTCTGAACAGGCCTTGTATTGGATGCGCCAGGCTGCGGCGCAGGGCGCGCCGGAGCATCTCTATGATCTCGGTCTGTTGCTGGACGGTGGCGCGCCGCAAGAGGCCGCCCAGGCCTATGAGGCCGCCGCCAGGGCGGGCCATGTCGAGGCGGCTGTCAGTCTGGGCGTGCTCTATCAGGCCGGGCGCGGTGTGGCGCAGGATCATGCCCGTGCGTTCGCGCTTTATACCGAGGCCGCCGAACAGGGCAGCGCGCGGGCGCAAAACAACCTCGGGCTGCTTTACGTGCGCGGCCAGGGCACGGCGCAGGATTACGAGCGCGCCGCCGCCCTGTTTGCCGCCGCCGCCGAGCAGGGTCTGAAGCAGGCGATGACCAATCTGGGGGTGATGTATGCCAACGGCTTTGGCGTGCCGGTCGACGATGCGCGTGCCGCCGAGCTTTATCGGGCAGGCGGGCAAGCGGGGGGCGCGCCGGCGGCGACCGGGGGCGATGGCGTGCCGCTGGTCTATGATGCGCGGCTGGCCGCTCTGGTTGTGGATGACGCCTTGCGACAGGCGGCGCGGGCGGGCGATCCGGTGGCGCAGTTTCAGCTGGGCTGGGTGTTGGTGCAGGCGGA contains:
- a CDS encoding SEL1-like repeat protein encodes the protein MRPALVLLVPLWLLICGGVLAQGDSPEIRALQDRALAGEGGAQAALAQRYHRGDGVLQDYARAAEWALRAAQQGDAMAQNLLGRYLSAGLGVEQDSEQALYWMRQAAAQGAPEHLYDLGLLLDGGAPQEAAQAYEAAARAGHVEAAVSLGVLYQAGRGVAQDHARAFALYTEAAEQGSARAQNNLGLLYVRGQGTAQDYERAAALFAAAAEQGLKQAMTNLGVMYANGFGVPVDDARAAELYRAGGQAGGAPAATGGDGVPLVYDARLAALVVDDALRQAARAGDPVAQFQLGWVLVQADDGGQPRQAAALFRAAAEAGYAPAMTNLGVMYFEGLGVPQDYMLGQMWLTRAAISGLPGAEAAKARYDRLPTTAQFNEAQALAQRLTRK